The genomic window tgatcaCCAAATCTCACCTGCAAGAAAGAATAATCTGCCCGAATCGTGACTATTTTTTTGCATCCCACAGGATCCCAATCGTGGTGCACAACCTTaagggggctttcacactggcagtttagttTGAAACAGAGGacggtttgcatgaaaaattggtCATGTGAAAGCAGTCATGCAGACCGGGAAGCGCACCGCAGTACTGAAACTGTGCCACAATTCCCAGGAATGAAAACGCAACTAGTACTCTGGTCTGCACTCCGTCAGCAAGTAAAGTAGCCCGTGCATGTGTTTTATCTGATGACGACATCATTATTTTCCACAACACACGtgtaccatgagtggcaggggattctgtgggacacagaagagcTCCACTGCTGCACATAATAGCAccaaaataatttcttttttaatatggTGAGTGGtgttgtgttctccatgtgAATTTGTGATTACGTAAGATGAACGCAAAAAgcaccccctcccctcccccaaaTGCATTGGGAGGGGAAACAAAAAGCAGACTGACTATACGTATGTTGTcaataaattacataaaaagGCCAAACATTTAGTATTTTtggtttgaatgacagtggtgCAAGTTTTCTGTTTGTGATGTTTGGCATTCAGAGGGAACATGGCATGAAGGCAGTCGGGTATTACAGACTCTAAACActtgtgatataatgcattgctcaacTAGCGACTCTCCagtcatcactgattatttgtTTCTGTTATCTGCTTACTGtgcagagaggagaggaaaagagagaagtctgccaaatttcacaagATCCGGCGGAAGCTGAGCAGCGCCGGAGCCCCGGAAAGAAGATTAAGTTGGGATGCCATTCAACAGATCAGGTACTGTAGGAGTCCTCTATATTAATCAGACCCTCCAGGAGTTTGCAATTTTGCAATCatagaaattaacgcaaaatcaagcaaactccgtaATATTCTGAAGAGTttgcgttttttttgtttcaaaaatgaacgcagattttccacagatttggaccaagacggATCAGGTGACCATGatgacgcgcattcagccaaagcccaatTCAATTCATGTGCATGGAACGAGTCCAATTAAAAGGTCTCAgttaaaaaaattgctgtttacatggtagtttcttaatcagagtattgtcttaatcaggttaatatcagattattgttgtccatgtaaacgtactgactgagtGAACTAGATCTCAAAACACTGAAGGTCTGAAAAGGCGTCACGTACTGATTTGAATAGTCAAACTTAGGAAGTTGAATGAAATTGCGAAAGCTTCAGCCTGGTTTGTTACAAAGAGGGGAAAAATCTTTCATCATTATGAGTTAAACACCCTGGGGCAGGTCTGCATTCATTAATTTCACATCTCATTATAGAAATCCGGTTTACGATCCGCATATTTGATTTGGTAGAGATTTTATGCCTGACGACCTTCCTGATGCAACTCCCTATTTTAATTGGCTTGGGACCAGCACTGAGAGTGCTGTGCTACCCCAGTGGCTGGGATTGGAGCCGAACATCAGGCTCAATCCCACGACCCTGAGATCAAGTGTCATGCTTTACTGATTGAACTAGCCAGGCGCCAACATTCCCGATTCTAACATTTTCGTTCTAAAAacgcataacttttgctacggTTATGCCTGtcatctacactactccggcgttttcgaCCCTCAaaaatggagacttttggaaacgccaaagaccccgttttagtttgaaaactctgggcttgtgtttcagtgtaaacagaccaagacgaagacttttgaaaagaaAGGCCTAGCTTCGCCCACATTTCGCCCCCTGATTAGCtattctggatcattgcgtatccttccctgattcgccaagcccctaccatatgaccattacgctaccttgatcataTACACCACAACACGGAGACTGCACTGCAAACTTTgatggctttgttgtcattcttagcagccaatgtgcagttaaattctgtattttataatactgcagctgcctacatgcgcaagaggcaagctatgattagagcaatcagaaacaaatctcatttcaagcggcgtaagccctacatggaactccggtttggactagcaaccaacttgcTGTTTACAcatgtatgcgcatgcccagtgtgcatgaatggtcatgtgacctgtgtTTTTGGTCATGTAGTGTGGACgtagatcgtttctgaaacatgATCCTCGTGTGGatgaggatcgttttcatttcaAAACGAAAACACattagtgtaaacagggccttagagcagggaaaacaccaAATTGTGCCACTGGAATTATCTACATGCAGTGCTTTTATACAGTGATGGGAATATTAAAGCTGTTTCAGCATCTGGTTTATAAAGATATTGGGGAAGGTTTTAGTAACCATTTCCTTAGAAGTAACTGACTTGATCTGTTTTCAGGTACCTAAAGCAGGAGTCACCACAGGAATGGACGGTGCAGAGATTAGCGGAGGGTTTCTCTGTTAGTACTGATGTCATCTACAGAGTCCTTCACAGCAAGTTCACCCCACCCCCAGAGAGGAGGCTTAAACAGGATGCCAAAGTGTTaaccacagtcagacagactttCCTCGAGGACGATAAAACGAATCAGTCACAAAAAGGCCAATCACAACTGCCTTTACCCACCAGCACTGTACCAGCCTTGATTTCCTCTGGGAACACGAGCACACTCGTTGCCCTGACCAGTGGAGCTCTGACACCTACAGAGTGTGTGACAGGACTGGTTCCAACTGCTGCTAACGTTCCATCCCCTTCAATAAGGACAGCTCAGATATCAGCAGTGGCTCAGGGGACATTACAGGAGCAGCCTGCTGTGAGGCAAGAGCTGACAGGTGTTAAAGAGAGAGGTGTAgaagtggaggaggaagaggagtggGATGGAGTGGTTTTCACAGACGAAGGACTGGAGGAACTTatccacacactgcaggaaaAACCCAGTGCAGTAGAACAAAAGGGCAGGGAGTTTTACGACAGCGATGGCAACTTCTTGTACAGGATCTAAATAAACTGTTTCTTGAATTGAATATTAAATGCACTGTCAGGGAACgtttgaaataataattaaatattaacctCAGAAACGGTACATGAACTTGtatataaaatgcaaatgtaagaAATAGTTCTACATTATAAAATGAATGTCATGTCAGGaatagaaaaagaaaggggGTGGAGTCTATTTATTTCAGAATATACAGAGCAAAAATGGCCAATACAAAGGTATTGcagttttatatttacaaagCCAGCTTCATGGTATTTACATTGATTATCAAAGGCAAGAAAAGTATTACAACC from Ictalurus furcatus strain D&B chromosome 5, Billie_1.0, whole genome shotgun sequence includes these protein-coding regions:
- the ngrn gene encoding neugrin, with translation MFTMFSMAGPVAVRLASLPVLICRHASRSARSWTASATHSHSLSGNRRTEQQDFSEDDLDMDEVESKLEALVKEERKREKSAKFHKIRRKLSSAGAPERRLSWDAIQQIRYLKQESPQEWTVQRLAEGFSVSTDVIYRVLHSKFTPPPERRLKQDAKVLTTVRQTFLEDDKTNQSQKGQSQLPLPTSTVPALISSGNTSTLVALTSGALTPTECVTGLVPTAANVPSPSIRTAQISAVAQGTLQEQPAVRQELTGVKERGVEVEEEEEWDGVVFTDEGLEELIHTLQEKPSAVEQKGREFYDSDGNFLYRI